A stretch of Primulina tabacum isolate GXHZ01 chromosome 13, ASM2559414v2, whole genome shotgun sequence DNA encodes these proteins:
- the LOC142523041 gene encoding LOW QUALITY PROTEIN: thioredoxin M-type, chloroplastic-like (The sequence of the model RefSeq protein was modified relative to this genomic sequence to represent the inferred CDS: inserted 1 base in 1 codon), which translates to MRRVLGASSPLTYIVRFFRPCTRSDLTLLVEFLEKLANDYTGKFRFYKLXTDSSPSIPTKYGIRSISTVLFFKNGMKKDAVFGAVPETTLTI; encoded by the exons ATGAGAAGAGTGCTTGG TGCCTCGTCCCCTCTCACTTATATTGTCCGTTTCTTCCGTCCTTGTACTCGATCTGATCTCACTCTGTTGGTTGAATTTTTAGAGAAACTTGCCAATGACTATACTGGAAAATTCAGATTCTACAAGT AAACAGACAGCAGCCCTTCAATCCCAACCAAATATGGAATCCGAAGTATTTCGACTGTCTTATTCTTCAagaatggaatgaagaaagatgCTGTCTTTGGTGCAGTTCCAGAGACAACTCTAACGATCTGA